CGCGATGCGGTCGCTTTCGTCGCCGTCGGGCGAGAAACGGTCGGTATCGATGCCGTTCGCCACCACGTGGATGTCGGTCCCAACGCCGAACTCGCGGAGCCGGCTGGCGTCGGTCTCGGTGTAACAGAACACCGCATCGGCGCTGTCGAAGGTCGCACGCCCAAGCGTGCGGAGATACCAGTGAAAGACCCATTCAGGGGCCGACTGTGAGTAGAGACCGTGGTTCGTGATCGCGAGTGGAATCGAATCGAGCCGTCGTTTGAGTGCCGCAAGGTTAGTGGAAAAATAGAGATGTGAATGGGCGTGCATCACGTCGAACTCGTCGGCTTTCCGGAGGAAACGGGCGACCCCCACCGAAAGGCTGTTGCCGAGCGCTTCGGCAGTCGCCGGTCGCCGAACTACGGTGTAGCCGGCGCGCTCTTCGCGGCGCGAGCGGCTTCCGTCACCGATCGTGAGCACAGTCACGTCGTGGCCCATTGCGGCCTGGTCTCGGCTCATCGCGTGAACGTGATAGGTCCCCCCGCCAATGACCTCCGGATAGGTCTTCTGGGCGATTCGCAGGATTCGCATCTACCGACCCTGCAATCAGACAGTCCAAAAGCGGTTCGATGCGGAATCGTGTCGACGCGGACGATTCCGGTACGTTTTACCCATTCGTCCGACTCCTTCAGGCAATGATACTCGTCACCGGCGGTGCAGGATTTATCGGCGGCCATCTCGCCGAGGCGTTCATCCGCGACGGCTACGACGTCGTCACGCTCGACAACCTCAATTCGTACTACGACGTGGACATCAAACGTCGAAACGTCGAGTGTGCTCGCGAAGCCGCCGAAGAGGGTACAGGGAGCTACGAACTCGTCGAAGGTGACATTCGTGATGCCGACCTCGTCGACGACCTCGTCGACGATGCCGAATACGTCTTCCATCAAGCTGCACAGGCCGGCGTGCGAACTAGCGTTGAGAATCCCCGGCGGGTGAACGATATTAACGTCGAAGGAACGCTGAACGTGCTCGATGCGGCCCGCGAATCACCCGTTGAGCGGATCGTTTTCGCGAGCTCCTCGTCAGTCTACGGCAAGCCAACCAGTCTCCCTTACGAGGAAGACCATCCGACGACTCCGATCAGTCCCTACGGCGTCTCAAAACTCGCCGCCGAGAACTACGTCCGGGTATACGGCGATCTCTACGATCTCCCGACCGTCGCGCTCCGATACTTCACCGTTTACGGTCCACGGATGCGGCCGAACATGGCGATCAGTAACTTTGTTTCCCGTTGCATGAACGATGAACCGCCGATTGTCTACGGCGATGGTACGCAGACACGCGATTTTACCTATGCCGACGATATTGTCCGAGCGAACACGAAGCTGCTTGAGACCGACGCCGCCGACGGCGAAGTGTTGAACATCGGGAGCACAGATAATGTCTCTATCGCGACGCTCGCCGAGGTCATCCGGGACGAGATCGCCCCCGACCTCGACATCGAGTATGGCGAACGCCAAGCCGGTGATGCTGAACACACACATGCAGATGTAACGAAGGCGAACGATGTAATCGGATACGAACCCACGGAGGACATCCGTAGCGGTGTCCGGAAGTTTATTGGATGGTACCAAGAAAATCGCGAATGGTATGAGCCGCTTGTCCGTTCATCCTGAATCGTTTACTACACACCCCCTGTCGCTACTCAACCGATATTCCAGTCATTTTGGTCAGTTAGAGTAAGAGATCGCAGCTCTGAGGCTCAGAACCGAGCTTCGATATCTCATCGCGAGTATTCTTGGTACTGCTGAGATTGTCGTTCAACCGTGGTAGCCAGCCCCAGTTCGCCCAGCGGCTCCTGACCTCACTGCCCGTCTTGGGCCAGCTCGCGCCCACTATACCGACGGAATTTTGCCGATTCAGAGACGGGAGGAAGTCAAAGATACGCGAAATCCTGCTCGCCACCTTCGAATCCCAGTCGCTCGTGAGCCCACTCGAACGGTTCCTCCTCCTGTCGATCCTGGAGGAAGTCGATGATCGCATCGCCGACGTTCTCGCCGTAGATGGCCTTTCCATCGGACAACTGGTTCCGTACCGAATCAGTCTCGTACACATGTTCAACCATCTCGTACATCGCTTCGCCACTGGCCGGTGGCACGAGGAGATTCGTCCGAGCATCGAACACCGTTTCCGGGCGATCAGTGTTGTATCGCGCCGTGAGACAGAACGTTTCGTCGATGTGGTTCAGTTCTTCTTGCATGCTCCCGGAGTCGGTGAGTTCGGCGAAACACTGGCCCGAACGGAGGAATTCGTAGACGTGGGCGTGTTTCTTCCAAAGACCGGTGAAAAGGAAGTTCTCGTGCTCGTCAGCGAGACCTAGGAGACGGTCACGGAGCCCGTAGTTTTCGAGTGCTGTCTGTGTCGCAGTGAGTTCGACGAAATTGACGTTGTAACCGGCTTCAACGAGACGGACAACACAATCAATGATAGCACGGAATCGGTCCGGCAACAAATTTGCTCGCCGATGGATGTCGACACGGATCCAGTCATCACGAGCCTCCAGTATGGGATACACGTCGAACACCGATTCGTCGAGATTTGCGGCTGCTTTCATCTCGATCGCGTCGACCACGGAATTGCCGACCACTGGGATACGATCGACACCGTCGACTTCCTTCGGATACCCCTCGCGGACGAGATGCTCGCGGTTCAGTTGTGTTGGCGCGAAATGATAGAGTGAAGCCGCGGAACCGACGAACGTATCGTACTGTTCGGGAAACGGTTCGGTACGGTTGAGTGACCACTCGCCCTCCCACTGGTCGTCGATGAAAGCCGCCGGCTCCGGTTGGTTGTCAAACGACGGCGACATTCCCCGCAGACCGGCCTCGTTGTGAGCAGTCCGCTGGTTCGTCGCGAACATCCACGCTTGCGGGACGATACCAGCAGCAAGCGTGTCACCATGGACAAGCGGTAAGACGATCGTGTCCGGATACTCCTCCTCAAGGTGGCCGGCAACCGACTCGATCCGCGTCATCAGCTCCGCAGTCTTCTGTGAGAGGCCGCCACGGATGCCGAGGTCGACAGCGACGCTGTCATCAATGTCGTACTCGGCGAGACCGTGGCCGAGGAGATCGTCGTGGTGCTGACCAGTGTGCAACACGAAACACGGGAAACCACGACGACGCGCAGCCATGACGACCGGGGCTTGCTTATAGAAATCAGGTTTGGTTGCGGTCACGACCGCCAGCACGAAGTCACTGGCCGTCATCTGTTTGGCGAGTCGGTCGTCGTAGACCGTGATGTCGTCCATCTTGATTCAGTTGCGCTCGCCGTGAAATGGTAAGTGTTGATATGCGGTATCCGATCGTGTGCTGGACATGACACGCTCGTTTTAGAGGAGATCATCGCGCCGCCCGTCCGGTACATCGAGCTTGACCGGGACGGTTCGCTTGACCTCCATCGGCATACTCACAAACGAAGAACCTTTTATATATTCAGGAGTCACTCGGCCGTCACCGCGAAACTTGTCGGCCGATCGGCTTCCAAGATTTCGACGCGCTCCTCCCTACTCGCTCCCTTACTTTGTTCAGTCACTCCTTGAAAAAGGGCATCCGCGTTGTTCCGCATAGGTGAACTCCTGACACACAAGTCACAGTCGTCTTGACTTGGTGAGCGACACGCAGAGATTGGTTCGTGCGTTCTCATCCGTTGCTGATCGTTTCACAATCGGTGTTTTCGCCCGCAAGGTAGACGATGTGCTACTCGTGAATACGAGTGTGAACCGAATCACCGCTACCGCGCAAAAAAAGTGATCCAATAGATGATCGACCAACCGGTCTTAGAGTGCTTGAGAAGCGCTTCACAGCGTCTTGAGTGAAGAGCAACTCGACAATGGTATCGTTCGAGCGAAGCGACTTGAGCCAACCAATTTTCACACACGGTTGCCGTCTGGCGGTTTTCGTTTGGTGTGCAGTGTGTGAGTGCTATCGGTGATCGCCAAGCGGTTGCGTGCACTGACTGGTGGATAGGTGACGATGACTAAACAGCCTTCTAAACACCTCAGCTACCATCTAACAGCCATTTCAGGTTTAGCTATGATGATCGATAGTACCTCCTCAAGTGAGCACCCCATGCCCAAACGGATTTTCACACTGGGGTTCGATTCACCCGCATCAGTACTTCTTGCGGTGTTTGAGGCCGATTGTGAAAGCAAGGACAGTCGCTAAGCGACCAGTAGAGAAACGCTCGGACCATGTCGGCTGGTGGATCCGTGTGTGAACGTGAAGTGTAAAATGTGCCATTGGAACATCATGCTGATCAGTTCCTCCAATCGAACACCCAAGGTCCACAGACGGATTTCGCCTCAAACTTCGCACTCACAGAACAGTTCCAAGCGGCTGGCTACACTTCGTTATCTATAGGGGTCTACCGTAGTTTCCAGAGAAGAACCTTCGACAATCGACAACGGCCACAGCCACCGACACAGGGAGCCTATGAGAAGTTCACTAGAACCCTATAGCAACTCACGAAGGAATTCGACAGGATAGATGGCGGTCAGGCCGGGTGTCTCGATACGAAACTGCTGGGGCGGCGTGTTCTCGCTGTAGGCCTTCTCGATCCGCGGCTCGCCCTCGGGTGGATCGTTGAGTACGTCAAGCACGTCATGGCCACCATCACGCGTCATCACGACCCAAATCGCTTCTTCAGGGTCACACGCAGCCATCTTATCGAAGTCATCGGGGACGGCCGTATGGACATCGTGATTGATGCGCTCCGCCTCGACCGTGACGACGATCTCGTCGTTTTCATCGAGACCCGCGAGGTCGAGGCGGCGCTTGTCGTCGATGTCGTAGTAGGGAAGGACCTCGACGACGGGTGATTCGGGATCACGCACGTATTCGGCCTCGAGATACTGCCGGGCAACCTCGACGGCGAAGACATGTTGGCTCGACTCCTCAAGGTCGCCCTGCCCGTGGCCGTAGTCGACACCCTGGCGGTAGCTCTCTCCGAGCACCTTTCGTCCGGCCACCGTCACGGTGAACAGCCGATGAGGGTGGTCGGTGTCGTGACGCAGGAGATCGGCATCGAGGAGACCCTCGATCGCCTCGCTCTCGATACCGACGTACTCTTGAAGGCGAAGCATACTGTCCCACAGTAGATCGTACTCGAGTTCAGGGTCATACCGGAGCTGCTGGGCGTTGTACACCACTTGGAGGAAGCAGAGCTGTCGGTCAGACCACTCCGAAGCGCTCCGTTCCTCGGGAGTGAGTTTGAGGTTGATATCGCAGACCGGCACATCGTTACGGTCGACGGCGCTGAGGTCGTGACAGCAGTCGATTGCTCGTTTCATCCCATCAGCACTCGGATCGTATCGGTTGTCACAGTCGATACACCGAAGGGCGTGAATCGTGGGGTCATATTCGACACACGCGGGCAGGCGCTTCGTGAGTGGGAGCGCGGTGTCTACGCGCGCCAGTTGGACGTCAGCGGTTTCATCCGTCGGCTCCGATTCGGCTCCGTCAACCGCTCCAGCTTCGGTCGGAGCAGCAGCGCGTGGCGGTTCGAACGATAGACCGTATGCCGACCGCGTCCATGCTTGCATGTCGATCCGCGCGTCCTCGAACGCCCATCGCTTCTGATTGGCAAGCGGTTGCTCGCTGGCCGGGTGTCCGGACGGAGGTGGGGCGGAACCAACGAGAAACGGTCGTGGTTCAGGCTCATCGAAGGCAGCCGGGAGCCGCACCAACCACTGGCCGCGTCGCAGCGCTCGTAGCCGATTGCCAACCGCATCCGGACCCATGTCGTCGGTGGCTAGACGTCGCGCGAGTCGCCGGTCGACCGGAACGTTTCCCGTGACGAACGTCGAGATGTTGTTGAGGAGTTCGTCGTACGCACGCTCGTCAGCCTGCCGGAGTTGGGCCGGAAACTGCATCGAGAGCGTGATCGAGCAATCGAAGCCGCGGGACTGGGCAAGCAAGTCGCCGAGGAGATCGGAGACGGCGACGCTCGCCGCCTCTTCAAGGTAGAGGTTCACCAGCGGATGGTCAGCGTCAGTGGACGCGCGTCGGCTGCGCCGTCTAAGGGCTGTCCAGAGGTTCGAGAGCACCACCAACGTCAGGACGCGCTGGGCTTCCGACCGGAGTTCGCCCATATCGAGGATGACGACGACGTCCTCGTCGAGCAGCGCCGCGAGATCGAAAACCGGATCGTCACCCCCTGAATCCGAATCCGAGATTGGATTCACGTTCGGGTCCGGATCCCGATCCAGGTCTAGATCCAGCTCCGAGGTCGAATCGGAACGTGGGTGCGAATGCGAGTTCGAGTCCGGCACGTGGTTGAAGACGCTGGCAAGGCGGCCGTCGACGGGGATCTTCTCGAGACGATTAGCGACCCCCTGCATGATCTCGTCGAACGAGCGCTGATGGTTTGCAACGACGCCACCCAGCATCCGTTCGAGGTCGGGATCGCTCACTGCCGGCACGGTCTGGCGTTCGTGCATCCGGCGAGCGGATTCGTGGAGTTGGCGGTGTGAAAACGCATCGCTCCCGTGGACGGGGTCGAACTGCGCCTTGAGGAGGTATCGGATCACGTCCGGCGACCGCACCGCCTGCTCGAAGCGCTCCCGGCCCATGATCTGCATGAGGATCTCGATGTAGTGATCGATGACGTCCTCGACGGCGGTCGTCCGGGGAACGCCCGCAGCGAGTTCGTCACGGATATCGAAAAACGAGAACGCGGGAAGGACGCTTCCACAGTCGAAGTAGTACACGTCATCCAGCGACTCGAAGCGAGCGTAATGCGAGCGGAGATACTCGATCGCCATTCCGTCGCCCTTGGGATCGATCAAGAGGTCCGCGCCAGATGTGGCAGCGTGATTGTCGAGGATCGCCGTGATCACGCTCGTGGATTTTCCCGACCCGGTCTTGCCGAACCACCCCACATGCAAGCGCTGGAGCGACGGCGGCAGCACGACCAGTTCGTCCGTGGTCACGTCGTCGTGCGTCCGAGCGTCGCCAAGGGTGAGCCCCACACCGCGGTACGCGTCAAGCTGTTCGTCGGGCGGGCGTGGCAGGGCGGTTCGCTCGCCCGGCGTCGCGGCGACCGCCCGCGTGC
This portion of the Halococcus salifodinae DSM 8989 genome encodes:
- a CDS encoding glycosyltransferase family 4 protein, with product MRILRIAQKTYPEVIGGGTYHVHAMSRDQAAMGHDVTVLTIGDGSRSRREERAGYTVVRRPATAEALGNSLSVGVARFLRKADEFDVMHAHSHLYFSTNLAALKRRLDSIPLAITNHGLYSQSAPEWVFHWYLRTLGRATFDSADAVFCYTETDASRLREFGVGTDIHVVANGIDTDRFSPDGDESDRIAGDPAVLFVGRLVEGKRPGDALSAIEQVRETHPEARLHFAGKGPLRADLERRVAERGLDDAVAFLGEVPHKEMSELYRGADLFVLPSRAEGLPRTVLEALSSGTPAVTSNLAQLVPMIEEAGITVPVGDSEGFADALSELASSPERRRRCGERGRKLVVAEHAWSDTVARTTAQLDALSGNGHR
- a CDS encoding NAD-dependent epimerase/dehydratase family protein, with the protein product MILVTGGAGFIGGHLAEAFIRDGYDVVTLDNLNSYYDVDIKRRNVECAREAAEEGTGSYELVEGDIRDADLVDDLVDDAEYVFHQAAQAGVRTSVENPRRVNDINVEGTLNVLDAARESPVERIVFASSSSVYGKPTSLPYEEDHPTTPISPYGVSKLAAENYVRVYGDLYDLPTVALRYFTVYGPRMRPNMAISNFVSRCMNDEPPIVYGDGTQTRDFTYADDIVRANTKLLETDAADGEVLNIGSTDNVSIATLAEVIRDEIAPDLDIEYGERQAGDAEHTHADVTKANDVIGYEPTEDIRSGVRKFIGWYQENREWYEPLVRSS
- a CDS encoding UDP-N-acetyl glucosamine 2-epimerase, encoding MDDITVYDDRLAKQMTASDFVLAVVTATKPDFYKQAPVVMAARRRGFPCFVLHTGQHHDDLLGHGLAEYDIDDSVAVDLGIRGGLSQKTAELMTRIESVAGHLEEEYPDTIVLPLVHGDTLAAGIVPQAWMFATNQRTAHNEAGLRGMSPSFDNQPEPAAFIDDQWEGEWSLNRTEPFPEQYDTFVGSAASLYHFAPTQLNREHLVREGYPKEVDGVDRIPVVGNSVVDAIEMKAAANLDESVFDVYPILEARDDWIRVDIHRRANLLPDRFRAIIDCVVRLVEAGYNVNFVELTATQTALENYGLRDRLLGLADEHENFLFTGLWKKHAHVYEFLRSGQCFAELTDSGSMQEELNHIDETFCLTARYNTDRPETVFDARTNLLVPPASGEAMYEMVEHVYETDSVRNQLSDGKAIYGENVGDAIIDFLQDRQEEEPFEWAHERLGFEGGEQDFAYL